The Austwickia sp. genome includes a region encoding these proteins:
- a CDS encoding ABC transporter permease: protein MSAPDVRPSSPSPAPATRAANPATRVRSQAAFDAATILRNGEQLLVTIVLPALALVGLTLAPVPEIVGHPRVDVVVPGVFALAILSSAFTGQAIATAFDRRYGVLRLLGTTPLGRGGFLAGRVLAVLAIQALQFAALAATGLALGWRPGAGALPGFFAFWLVGGATFTALALLFAGVLRAEAVLALANLAWAVMAGAGGVLFGAERYPGPWNTLVAALPPGALGDGMRAAFLEHTIAWGPLGVLAAWGAVFAIATVRTFRWSD from the coding sequence GTGAGCGCTCCCGACGTACGGCCCAGCTCCCCCTCCCCCGCCCCGGCCACCCGCGCGGCGAACCCCGCCACCCGCGTCCGCTCCCAAGCCGCTTTCGACGCTGCCACCATCCTGCGCAACGGCGAGCAGCTGCTCGTCACCATCGTGCTGCCCGCGCTCGCGCTCGTCGGCCTGACCCTCGCCCCGGTCCCGGAGATCGTGGGTCACCCCCGCGTCGACGTCGTCGTCCCCGGCGTCTTCGCCCTCGCGATCCTGTCCTCCGCCTTCACCGGGCAGGCGATCGCGACGGCATTCGACCGCCGGTACGGCGTGCTGCGCCTCCTCGGCACCACCCCCCTCGGCCGGGGCGGGTTCCTCGCCGGCCGAGTGCTGGCGGTGCTCGCGATCCAGGCACTCCAGTTCGCCGCGCTCGCGGCCACCGGACTCGCTCTGGGGTGGCGACCCGGCGCCGGCGCGCTGCCCGGATTCTTCGCGTTCTGGCTGGTCGGCGGCGCGACCTTCACGGCGCTGGCGCTGCTGTTCGCCGGGGTACTGCGGGCCGAGGCCGTGCTGGCCCTCGCCAACCTCGCGTGGGCTGTCATGGCCGGCGCGGGGGGTGTCTTGTTCGGGGCCGAGCGCTACCCGGGGCCGTGGAACACCCTCGTCGCCGCCCTGCCGCCCGGGGCCCTGGGCGACGGCATGCGCGCCGCCTTCCTGGAGCACACGATCGCGTGGGGTCCGCTCGGCGTGCTCGCGGCGTGGGGGGCGGTGTTCGCGATCGCCACGGTCCGGACCTTCCGCTGGTCCGACTGA
- a CDS encoding 4'-phosphopantetheinyl transferase superfamily protein, with the protein MTAASGPRLEWFACGEDLIPAGSAWLHPQEQRRLARYRFTKRRTEYCLRRVAGKYAVATRLGLDVSRPEALGRIGVLTAPGGAPYVVVDDAPCGLEVSLTDRAGHAVCLVGPEGAARSIGGIGVDVEIVEHRSQDFVRDFLTGREQRWLTGQLVGSPDAYAAGANLVWSAKEAALKVQRVGLRADTRSVDVSVLRGHHADGWARLTVDHRDGAYPGWWRRDGQFLLTVVTRHPCDPPAAMPGSGDLATARPTHSWLQAPTSGS; encoded by the coding sequence ATGACCGCCGCATCGGGACCGCGCCTGGAGTGGTTCGCGTGCGGCGAGGACCTGATCCCGGCCGGGAGCGCGTGGCTGCACCCGCAGGAGCAGCGCCGGCTCGCCCGCTATCGCTTCACGAAACGGCGCACCGAATATTGCCTGCGACGGGTGGCGGGCAAGTACGCCGTCGCGACGCGCCTCGGCCTCGACGTGTCCCGGCCCGAGGCGTTGGGCCGGATCGGGGTGCTCACCGCGCCCGGCGGCGCGCCGTACGTCGTCGTCGACGACGCCCCCTGCGGCCTCGAGGTCTCACTGACCGACCGGGCCGGGCACGCGGTCTGCCTGGTCGGCCCCGAGGGCGCGGCCCGCTCGATCGGGGGGATCGGGGTGGACGTGGAGATCGTCGAGCACCGCAGCCAGGACTTCGTCCGCGACTTCCTGACCGGGCGCGAGCAGCGTTGGCTCACCGGGCAATTGGTGGGATCGCCCGATGCGTACGCCGCCGGGGCGAACCTGGTCTGGTCGGCCAAGGAGGCCGCCCTGAAGGTGCAGCGCGTGGGGCTGCGCGCCGACACCCGATCGGTCGACGTGTCGGTCCTGCGCGGGCACCACGCCGACGGCTGGGCCCGGCTGACCGTCGATCACCGCGACGGCGCCTATCCGGGGTGGTGGCGGCGGGACGGCCAATTCCTGCTCACCGTGGTCACCCGGCACCCCTGCGATCCCCCCGCGGCCATGCCCGGCAGCGGCGATCTCGCCACCGCACGCCCCACGCATTCCTGGCTGCAGGCCCCCACCAGCGGGTCGTGA
- a CDS encoding VWA domain-containing protein: MSSSPPEASDNWPRKRVMVVAAEVLLVVALVALNLYLWIRPGHDDGAHSGATSTGASVAASDATPAAGSVGSGSPDSATTGPAGTTTTATTATQSATDSSTAGATTSSSGPAPTASSVPGAAPAPVVSPAIALKAAGRLVAVVDTSQGMADQLGAVKDGLTELAKQAPDGVALGLITYGANGIEAVVTPEPLDANRRTNFVSAVEALTTTAKPDRPLLDGLVLAYQYALAGPPGTDPAPIVMAVTNGGRTQGSDLQTFAVFAQAESAKRARSATPSFIGITPGADVPLLTRTAAAAGGGKVVSVSGANRLRDAILDLPAPRPASSIAGSSS, from the coding sequence GTGAGCTCTTCTCCCCCAGAGGCTTCCGATAACTGGCCGCGCAAGCGCGTGATGGTCGTGGCCGCGGAAGTGCTCCTCGTGGTGGCCCTGGTGGCCCTCAACCTCTATCTGTGGATCCGGCCCGGGCATGACGACGGCGCCCACAGCGGGGCGACGAGCACGGGGGCCAGCGTCGCTGCCTCCGACGCCACCCCGGCCGCGGGCTCAGTGGGTTCCGGGAGCCCCGATAGCGCGACCACCGGTCCTGCGGGCACCACGACCACCGCGACGACGGCCACGCAGTCGGCCACCGACTCGTCCACTGCGGGCGCGACCACCTCGAGCTCAGGGCCCGCCCCGACGGCCTCCAGCGTCCCCGGCGCGGCGCCCGCCCCCGTGGTCAGCCCGGCGATCGCGCTCAAGGCCGCGGGCCGCCTGGTGGCCGTCGTGGACACCTCGCAGGGCATGGCGGATCAGCTCGGCGCGGTCAAGGACGGCCTGACCGAGCTGGCGAAGCAGGCTCCGGACGGGGTCGCCCTAGGCCTGATCACCTACGGCGCCAATGGCATCGAGGCGGTCGTGACCCCGGAGCCGCTCGACGCCAACCGACGGACCAACTTCGTGAGCGCGGTCGAGGCCCTTACCACCACGGCGAAACCCGACCGCCCGCTGCTGGACGGCCTGGTCCTCGCCTACCAGTACGCGTTGGCCGGCCCCCCCGGCACCGACCCCGCGCCCATCGTCATGGCCGTCACCAACGGCGGCCGGACCCAGGGGTCCGACCTGCAGACCTTCGCGGTCTTCGCCCAGGCCGAGAGCGCCAAGCGCGCCCGATCGGCCACCCCCAGTTTCATCGGGATCACGCCCGGCGCCGACGTACCGCTGCTCACCCGCACCGCCGCCGCCGCCGGCGGCGGAAAGGTCGTCTCGGTGAGCGGCGCCAATCGGCTCCGGGACGCGATCCTCGACCTGCCCGCCCCTCGCCCCGCCTCGTCCATCGCAGGGAGCTCCTCATGA
- a CDS encoding substrate-binding domain-containing protein: MTRRARLSWLAALSSTVLVAATACSGSPEATDTATTLGGTCGPGTTVRVSAPPEIKDLVAEQARAIETAECARYVVTAEAPAAVAQRGLTKDGGPDLWIADSPIWPLQVNLKKPNSALTYSDAFATSPLVLAVPAAIVAQGKVPTGQVPMAQQIAGALPALQLAKPAESASTLMLLMTAWQNTGNDPAAQLMAAKAFVPVARTSATDEQLFERAVPGHPQGPTVFPASEQAMAAFNAKHPDAKLTSLGAVEGLAALKYVASRPADVSPEVQKADDALAAALRSPKAAEAFKAAGFRVGGVGTASVPGLPQDVRISLDAPAQATYEQVTSLMTTLGRRARLLLVIDTSGSMLDPSGYGGSRIELTARAVQTALNFVPPGTEVGMWQMASNAQFGATDYKEVVPMTKISGDDGNLLPAALKFSNGFDAIVPTVRGGTGLYDTISDAYTKTAAQTAPDVTDVVVVLTDGRNEDDPDSISLDTLVGRIKAAKPGPDGHRVRLALAGLGPYSDMAALKTIAAAADGTATLVDTETSLMDVIVSSVIS; this comes from the coding sequence ATGACCCGTCGCGCGCGTCTGTCCTGGCTCGCCGCCCTGTCCAGCACCGTCCTGGTCGCTGCGACCGCATGCAGCGGCTCCCCCGAGGCGACGGACACCGCGACGACCCTCGGGGGCACCTGCGGGCCCGGCACCACGGTCCGGGTCAGTGCGCCGCCGGAGATCAAGGACCTCGTCGCCGAGCAGGCCCGGGCGATCGAGACCGCCGAATGCGCCCGGTACGTCGTGACCGCCGAGGCCCCGGCCGCGGTCGCCCAGCGGGGTCTCACCAAGGACGGCGGGCCGGACCTCTGGATCGCCGACTCCCCCATCTGGCCGCTCCAGGTGAACCTCAAGAAGCCCAACTCGGCGCTGACCTACTCCGATGCGTTCGCCACGAGCCCGCTGGTGCTCGCCGTTCCGGCCGCCATCGTGGCCCAGGGCAAGGTGCCCACCGGTCAGGTGCCCATGGCGCAGCAGATCGCGGGCGCGCTGCCCGCCCTGCAGCTGGCCAAGCCCGCAGAGTCGGCGTCGACGCTCATGCTCCTCATGACGGCCTGGCAGAACACCGGCAACGACCCTGCCGCGCAACTGATGGCGGCCAAGGCTTTCGTCCCCGTGGCCCGCACGTCGGCCACCGACGAGCAGTTGTTCGAGCGGGCGGTCCCCGGCCACCCCCAGGGACCGACGGTCTTTCCTGCCAGCGAACAGGCAATGGCGGCGTTCAACGCCAAGCACCCGGACGCCAAGCTCACGTCGCTGGGCGCGGTCGAAGGGCTGGCGGCGCTGAAGTACGTCGCCTCCCGCCCCGCCGACGTCTCGCCCGAGGTCCAGAAGGCCGACGACGCCCTCGCCGCCGCGCTGCGCTCCCCGAAGGCGGCCGAGGCGTTCAAGGCGGCTGGCTTCCGGGTCGGCGGCGTCGGCACCGCGTCCGTGCCCGGCCTGCCGCAGGACGTCCGGATCTCCCTCGACGCGCCGGCCCAGGCGACGTACGAACAGGTGACATCGCTGATGACCACGCTCGGTCGACGGGCCCGCCTGCTGCTCGTCATCGACACCTCAGGATCGATGCTCGACCCCTCCGGCTACGGCGGCAGCCGCATCGAGCTCACGGCCCGCGCGGTGCAGACCGCGCTGAACTTCGTGCCGCCGGGCACCGAGGTCGGCATGTGGCAGATGGCCAGCAACGCCCAGTTCGGCGCCACCGACTACAAGGAGGTCGTGCCGATGACAAAGATCTCCGGCGACGACGGCAACCTCCTTCCCGCGGCGCTGAAGTTCTCCAACGGCTTCGACGCCATCGTGCCGACCGTGCGGGGTGGCACGGGCCTGTACGACACCATCTCCGACGCCTACACGAAGACGGCCGCCCAGACCGCCCCGGACGTCACGGATGTGGTCGTGGTGCTCACCGACGGCCGCAACGAGGACGACCCCGACTCGATCTCCCTGGACACGCTCGTGGGTCGGATCAAGGCCGCCAAGCCGGGCCCCGACGGTCACCGGGTGCGGCTGGCCCTCGCGGGTCTGGGCCCGTACTCGGACATGGCCGCGCTGAAAACGATCGCGGCGGCTGCGGACGGTACGGCGACGCTGGTCGACACCGAGACCAGCCTGATGGACGTGATCGTGAGTTCCGTCATCTCCTGA